The genomic stretch ACTGTTCAAGTTCCGTGACGAAAATCTTGCCGTCGCCGATAGCGCCTGTACGTGCGCCCTTGATGATGGCGTCAATGCAGGGCTTGACGAATTCGTCGTTCACAGCAATCTTCAAACAGATCTTTTTGAGCAGATTAACCTCGGTCACCACGCCACGGAAACGTTGGTTGTAACCGCGCTGCTGACCGCAGCCAAGAACGTTAGTGACAGACATCTTGAAAATCTTGCTTTCGTAAAGTTCTTGCTTTACGATGTTTAATCGTTCGGGTTGGATGTAAGCTGTAATGAGCTTCATGTTCCTATCCTTTGTTGAGGTTGTTTTCTTGTTTTGCCCAACCTATTGCAAAAGGCGTGCCAAAATATCAAATGTGGCGAAAATGGCTTAATTTCGGTGTTTTTGAGTCAAAAAATGTTATAGAAACAAAAAAAACGCAGTTTGTTAAACTGCGGTTACAAATTTTGGTTTTACAAATTTGGAGAAAGAGTCAAAAAATGTAAAGAGACTTGTTATTATCCTTCAAACGGAACAAGGGAAACGCAGTTTCGCTTTTTCTTTGATATGTAGAGCGCCTTGTCGGCAAAAGAGAGCATGTCTGAAACGGCCCCATCTCCGAATGTTCCGCCAAAGCTCATGGTTAACTTTACATCCGGGTAATCTTGCAGTTTGATTTTTTCTGCCTTGGCACGCATCTGTTCAAGTCTGGTTCTCAGCACTTCGTGGCTGATTCCCTTGAACGTAATCAAGAATTCGTCGCCGCCATAACGTACGACGTGGTCCAAATTACGAACCGATGAACTCAGTATCGATGCCACGGCGGTAAGGGCAGCGTCACCACACTGGTGGCCGTAATTGTCATTCACATCTTTGAAAAAGTCGATGTCGGCCATTACGACTGCTTGGCAATTCTGTGATGCGAGTTTCTCGTCGAAATACTTACGATTCATCACTTGAGTCAACGAATCCCTGTAGATTTTATCGTTGATTTCTGTGATTTCGTTAGTTTTATCGGTAAAGCCGAATACGGTTGTTTCTTCGCCAGTTCGCACCACCTTCATTTCGACATACTGACCGAGTTCGTTGTGGAATATTTTTGATAAACTATTGCCAACTGGCAAGTATTCTTTAATGTACGACTCGTCAGCCACTTTTCTGAGACTGTCCCGATCTTCTTCAAGAACCGTCGTGTTGAGGAGTTTTTCAACAAGTGCTTTGAAGGTCGGTGGTTTTTTCGTAGAGCCAATAGCGCTTTTGATTCGATCGCTAGTGCGGAAAATTTCCACCTTATCAGTTACAAAATCGACACTGGCAACGGAGGCGTATCCGTTCATGAGGGCATTGATCATGTTTTGTTGTTTGCGGTTCTGCTCCAAGAGCTCTTTCTCTTGTTCCAGCTTTGTCAT from uncultured Fibrobacter sp. encodes the following:
- a CDS encoding GGDEF domain-containing protein; translated protein: MHVLDLETNTAFPIKSNEFIDKFMKCGSTLQESITNIMSNLACPESVETIKNFTILSTLPERMKDSNVISEIFHGKIHGWSKAIFVRIGDEKPLHRVLYIVENVNAQMTKLEQEKELLEQNRKQQNMINALMNGYASVASVDFVTDKVEIFRTSDRIKSAIGSTKKPPTFKALVEKLLNTTVLEEDRDSLRKVADESYIKEYLPVGNSLSKIFHNELGQYVEMKVVRTGEETTVFGFTDKTNEITEINDKIYRDSLTQVMNRKYFDEKLASQNCQAVVMADIDFFKDVNDNYGHQCGDAALTAVASILSSSVRNLDHVVRYGGDEFLITFKGISHEVLRTRLEQMRAKAEKIKLQDYPDVKLTMSFGGTFGDGAVSDMLSFADKALYISKKKRNCVSLVPFEG
- a CDS encoding P-II family nitrogen regulator; this encodes MKLITAYIQPERLNIVKQELYESKIFKMSVTNVLGCGQQRGYNQRFRGVVTEVNLLKKICLKIAVNDEFVKPCIDAIIKGARTGAIGDGKIFVTELEQCIRIRTGETGPEAIG